From a region of the Odoribacter splanchnicus DSM 20712 genome:
- a CDS encoding YhcH/YjgK/YiaL family protein — protein sequence MIIGSLTQTKRFEILHPDFKKVFEYVRSGNWQQVTAGKIILEEDKIWVNVDEVTGKSREAAKLEAHNRFIDIQIPLLQEETFGWEERGRLAMEEEEGYQVQNDILFYQERPALYFTLPVGDFVIFFPEDAHAPCIGNGKMKKMVVKVKL from the coding sequence ATGATAATAGGTTCATTAACACAGACGAAACGATTTGAAATTCTGCATCCCGATTTCAAAAAGGTATTCGAATATGTTCGGTCGGGGAATTGGCAGCAGGTGACTGCCGGGAAAATAATACTTGAAGAAGATAAAATTTGGGTGAATGTGGATGAAGTGACGGGGAAATCCAGGGAAGCGGCGAAACTGGAAGCACATAACCGGTTTATCGATATCCAGATCCCCTTATTGCAGGAGGAAACTTTCGGGTGGGAAGAGCGGGGCCGCTTGGCGATGGAAGAAGAAGAAGGCTATCAGGTACAAAATGATATCCTGTTTTATCAGGAACGGCCTGCTTTGTATTTTACGCTGCCGGTTGGAGACTTTGTGATCTTTTTCCCGGAAGATGCTCATGCTCCTTGCATCGGGAACGGTAAAATGAAGAAAATGGTGGTTAAAGTTAAATTATAG